A genomic window from Heterodontus francisci isolate sHetFra1 chromosome 36, sHetFra1.hap1, whole genome shotgun sequence includes:
- the LOC137351533 gene encoding protein CIST1-like isoform X2, translating into MMAGKVEGIFSLCLCIALASSQNPSTTAESKSLTTGPTTSSMTQTSNVTPTSNATGAPNVTPTSNATGAPNVTPTSNATGAPNATSNTPSGEQKNTTTVANTVAGENGTQATTANQTSAAASTSNPNATELTQTPTANITVNSTVMPTLNGTAGFLKPHTLDGGLVALIIILVSILIVGVIITAVKYSQQGKPEFKRLQELPMNSLNEEAPFAHYPPK; encoded by the exons ATGATGGCAGGAAAAGTAGAGGGGATCTTTAGTCTTTGTCTCTGCATTGCTCTTGCCTCTTCACAGA ATCCGTCAACCACTGCGGAAAGCAAGAGCCTGACCACAGGCCCCACGACCAGCAGCATGACACAAACATCCAATGTAACACCAACATCCAACGCAACGGGAGCGCCCAATGTAACACCAACATCCAACGCAACAGGAGCGCCCAATGTAACACCAACATCCAATGCAACGGGAGCGCCCAATGCAACCTCAAATACGCCATCCGGTGAACAAAAGAATACGACCACGGTTGCAAACACCGTTGCGGGTGAGAATGGCACCCAGGCAACCACAGCCAACCAGACCAGCGCTGCAGCCTCTACCTCCAATCCTAATGCCACAGAGTTAACCCAAACCCCCACTGCAAACATAACAGTGAACTCCACAGTCATGCCAACATTGAATGGCACAG CTGGTTTCCTGAAACCACATACTCTAGATGGTGGACTGGTTGCCCTTATTATTATCCTGGTGTCAATTTTAATTGTTGGGGTGATCATTACCGCAGTGAAATACTCGCAACAAGGGAAACCCGAATTTAAACGGCTCCAAGAATTGCCAATG AACAGCTTAAATGAAGAGGCTCCATTTGCTCATTATCCACCCAAGTAA
- the LOC137351533 gene encoding protein CIST1-like isoform X1 yields MMAGKVEGIFSLCLCIALASSQNPSTTAESKSLTTGPTTSSMTQTSNVTPTSNATGAPNVTPTSNATGAPNVTPTSNATGAPNATSNTPSGEQKNTTTVANTVAGENGTQATTANQTSAAASTSNPNATELTQTPTANITVNSTVMPTLNGTAPVLSSNTQPTKAKPIAGFLKPHTLDGGLVALIIILVSILIVGVIITAVKYSQQGKPEFKRLQELPMNSLNEEAPFAHYPPK; encoded by the exons ATGATGGCAGGAAAAGTAGAGGGGATCTTTAGTCTTTGTCTCTGCATTGCTCTTGCCTCTTCACAGA ATCCGTCAACCACTGCGGAAAGCAAGAGCCTGACCACAGGCCCCACGACCAGCAGCATGACACAAACATCCAATGTAACACCAACATCCAACGCAACGGGAGCGCCCAATGTAACACCAACATCCAACGCAACAGGAGCGCCCAATGTAACACCAACATCCAATGCAACGGGAGCGCCCAATGCAACCTCAAATACGCCATCCGGTGAACAAAAGAATACGACCACGGTTGCAAACACCGTTGCGGGTGAGAATGGCACCCAGGCAACCACAGCCAACCAGACCAGCGCTGCAGCCTCTACCTCCAATCCTAATGCCACAGAGTTAACCCAAACCCCCACTGCAAACATAACAGTGAACTCCACAGTCATGCCAACATTGAATGGCACAG CTCCTGTTTTGTCCAGTAACACACAGCCAACAAAGGCGAAGCCAATAG CTGGTTTCCTGAAACCACATACTCTAGATGGTGGACTGGTTGCCCTTATTATTATCCTGGTGTCAATTTTAATTGTTGGGGTGATCATTACCGCAGTGAAATACTCGCAACAAGGGAAACCCGAATTTAAACGGCTCCAAGAATTGCCAATG AACAGCTTAAATGAAGAGGCTCCATTTGCTCATTATCCACCCAAGTAA